The genomic region ACCCCTCCACTGAACTCCCCCTGCTGTGTGAGCAGCGGCACCTGCGGCGGCGGCGGGAAATACAGCGAGGTACAACCAGAAAGCCCCAACAGGAGCACCAGAACAAGAAAACGAATGGAAAGCAGCATACAGCCGAAGGCGGGCGAAAATGAGGCCAAAACCAGCAAATTTTTACGGTATTCTGCCTAGCCCTTAGCGGCCGAGCTTCGTATAGCTGTCCAATGCAAGCGCACGGCTACAAGCCAGTTTGCTGGTTTTGTCGCCTAAAGTTCTGCTTTTATGCCCGAATCTTTCGATGTTATCATAATTGGCTCTGGCCAAGCCGGCAATCCGCTGGCAACTGCTTTTGCCCAAGAGGGTCGTCGCGTGGCCCTCATTGAGAAAAACCTGCTGGGTGGCTCCTGCATTAACTACGGTTGCGTGCCTACCAAAACCCTCCTGGCCTCGGCCGAGCGCGCGCACCATGCCTATACCGATGCGCAGTACGGGATTGAAGTAGAGTTGGAAGATATTGATCTGCCTACCATCGTGGAGCGCAAAGATGCGCTACTGGAAAAGCTGCGCCAGGGCATTCACGAAAACCTGACGGACCAGGAAAACCCCGTGCAGCTTTTTGATGGTCACGCTAGCTTCACGGCACCCCATACACTCAACGTAACCCTCAACACGGGCGGTACTGAAACCCTGACGGCTCCGCTTATTTTCATCAATACCGGCACGCGCGCCGCCATTCCTGAAATCGACGGTTTGGCGGACACCGACTTCCTGACGCCTACCACTATTCTGAATCTCAAGGATAAGCCTGAGCACCTGATTATCATTGGTGGCGGATATATTGGCTTGGAGTTCAGCCAGCTCTACCGCCGCCTGGGCTGCGAGGTAACCATTGTGGAAGAAAGCGCAGTAGTACTGGAGCGCGAGGACGACGACGTGTGCGAGGCGATGCAGCAGCTGTTGGAAGGCGAAGGTGTGCAGTTCCTGCTTGGCTCGCAGGCACACCGAGTTTCGCAGAACGCCGAGAAACAGTTTACGGTATCGGTGACTACCCCTGATGGGGAACGACGCCTGCGCGGCTCGCACGTGCTGGTAGCAGTAGGTAGGGAGCCCAACACCAAAGAGCTAGGCCTCGACAAAGCGGGGGTGGAAACCGATGACCGTGGCTTTGTGCTGGTCGATGACCAGTTTCATACCAACGTACGCGGCATCTATGCACTGGGCGATGTACATGGTGGCCCCCAGTTCACGCATATCAGCTACGACGACTACCGCATCGTGCGCGACAACATCCTGAAAGGCAAGAAACGCTCGAAGAAGGGCCGTGACGTGCCGTACGTGGTCTTTACAGAGCCGCAGCTCGGCCGTATCGGCCTCTCGGAACACGAGGCTCAAGAGCAAAAGCTGGACTATCGGGTAGCCAGCATGCCCGTCAAAACCATTGGCCGGGCGCAGCAAACGGGCCTTACCAAAGGCTTTATTAAGGTGCTGGTAGACGGCAAAACCGACTGCATCCTGGGCACGGCCGTGTTCTGCGAACAAGGCGGTGAGATTATGTCGATGCTCCAGCTGGCCATGCACGGCAACATCACCTGCGAGATGCTGCAGGATATGATTTTTGCCCACCCTACCTGGGCGGAAGCATTGAATAACCTATTCTCAAAGCTCGAAAATCCTAAGAAGAAATAACGTCAGGGCGAGCGAATCGCCACCTCCTCCGAGGCCTTCTTTTAGCGGTTATGCAGCATACAGCGCTGCGTAACCGCTTTTTTTATGCTATGCACCTCTATCACTTAAGTGAGGTAACGTGAAACCACAGACAAGTTAGGCACCATACCTGGGCAGGAGTAGTAAAATTTATTCGACGCCGGAAATGGCGCTTCATACCGGCTTCATGTAGCGCCACTTGCTTTGTAGCATCAAGCTCGCCTACCATACCCGGCGACGCCCCTTGCTAGCGCATTCTCACATCGCCCATCAGCTGCCCTACCCTACCCACCGCCATTAGTTCTGGCATCGTCAACTGTCTGTCATATTACCCCAAGTTCTTATGAAAAAAATGTTCCTGCTCGCGCTCGTGAGCTGGTGCGGCCTGTACGGTTTTACAAGCTGCGCGGACAAAAAAGAGGAAAAAGAAGAGAAAGTTAAATTCTTAGTTACCAGCCCTCTGCAAAAAGATACCACGATTACCAAGGAGTACGTGGCGCAGATCCATTCCATCCAGCACATTGAGCTGCGGGCCCTGGAAAAAGGCTACCTCCAGAAGATTTTCGTGGACGAGGGGCAAACCGTGAAGCAGGGGCAACTCATGTTTCAGATCATGCCCATGATCTACCAGGCAGAGCTGAAAAAATCACAGGCGGAGGCCAACTACGTGAACCTGGAATACCAGAACACCAAACGCCTGGCCGACAACAACGTGGTATCCAAAAGCGAGTTGGCACTGGCCGAAGCTAAGTACGATAAGGCCAAAGCCGAGGTGGCCCTGGCCCAAACGCACCTGGGCTTCACCACCATTCGGGCGCCGTTTGATGGCATCATGGACCACTTCCAGGCCCGGTTGGGTAGCTTGGTAGACGAAGGTGACCTGCTTACTACCTTGTCGGACAACAGCAAGATGTGGGTGTACTTCAACGTGCCGGAAGCCGAGTACCTGGCTTACAAAGAAGCCAAGACCAACAATCTGGAAAAGGTGAATCTGCTGATGGCCAACAACCAGGTATATCCCCAGCCTGGCGTAGTGCAAACCATTGAGGCTGATTTTAATAACGAAACCGGCAACATTGCCTTCCGAGCTACCTTCCCTAACCCTAACCGCCTATTGCGCAACGGTGAAACCGGTAGTGTGATGATGACGGTGCCGCTTAAAGATGCCCTCATCATTCCGCAGAAAGCCACTTTTGAGGTGCTAGAAAAGAAGTTTGTGTACGTGGTGGACAAGGACAAGCACGTGCACCAGCGCGAGGTGACGGTAGGCTCCGAAATGCCCGACCTCTACATCATCACCGATGGCCTGAAACCCGACGACCGGATTATGCTGGAAGGCATCCGCAAGGTGAAAGACGGCGAGAAAATCAAGTACGACTACGAGAAGCCGGAGAAGGTGATTTCACATCTGAAAGTGTACGCCGAGTAGCACGCATGATTCTGTAAAAGAACGTCATGCTGAGCGAAGCAGAAGCAGCTTTACCTCTGCTTTGCTATGGGTAGGGTGCTACTAGGCTTCGACTCCGCTCAGCACGACATTAGCCTTATTCTATGTTCAGTAAATTCATTCGTAGGCCAGTCTTTGCCATTGTTATTTCGGTGGTCATTGTGTTCATGGGCGTACTGGCCATCAAGACCCTGCCTACCTCCCAGTTCCCGGAGATTTCGCCGCCCATGGTGATGGTGTCGGCGGCCTACCCTGGTGCTAGTGCCAAGGTGCTTACGGAGTCGGTACTGATTCCGCTGGAGCAAGCCGTAAACGGCGTGCCCGGCATGAAGTATATGACCTCCGACGCCGTATCGGCCGGCGAGGCCAACATCCAGATTGTGTTCAACCTAGGCACCGACCCCGACCAAGCGGTGGTGAACGTGAACACGCGTATTGCACAGGTGCTCAACCGCTTGCCAATACTAGTACAGCGCGAAGGTGTGATTGTAAACCGCGTGGTACCCAACATGCTGATGTACGTGAACCTGTACAGCAAAGACAAGAACACGGACATGAAGTACCTGTTCAACTTTGCCGGGGTGAACATGATACCAGAAATCCAGCGCATCGACGGTATCGGGCGGGCCAGCATTCTGGGTAGCCGGCAGTATGCTATGCGTATCTGGCTGAAGCCCGACCGCATGCGCGCCTACAACGTATCGGCCGACGATGTGATGAAGGCCCTCGATGACCAGAGCGTAATTGGCTCGCCGGGCCGCATTGGCCGCTCCGACGGGGGTAGGGCCGAAGCCTTGGAGTATGTACTCACCTATCAAGGCCGTTTCAACGACGTTGATCAGTACAAAAACGTGATTATCAAGGCAAATCCTGACGGGGAAATCTTGCACCTGAAGGACATTGCCGATGTGCAGCTGGGCTCGGAGTTCTACGATATCTACTCCAACCTCGACGGCTACCCCTCGGCGGCTATTGTGCTGAAGCAAACCTATGGTAGCAACGCTACCGAGGTTATTAAATCGGTGAAAGCTAAGCTGGAAGAGCTGAAGAAAACGATGCCTCCCGGCATGGATTACAAAATCAGCTACGACGTATCGAACTTCCTCGACGCGTCGACCGAGAACGTAATCCACACCCTGCGCGACGCCTTTATTCTGGTGGCGCTGGTGGTGTTCCTGTTCCTCGGCGACTGGCGCTCTACCCTCATTCCCATTATTGCGGTGCCCGTGTCGTTGGTAGGCGCGTTCATTGCCATGCAGGCGTTTGGGCTCACCATCAACATGATAACGCTCTTTGCGCTGGTGTTGGCCATCGGTATTGTGGTCGACGACGCCATTGTGGTGGTGGAGGCCGTGCACGCCAAGATGGAGGAGAAGCACCTGTCGCCCTATGGGGCAGTACGCGAAGTAATCGGCGAAATCAGCGGTGCTATCATCGCCATTACCATCTTGATGACGGCCGTGTTCGTGCCGGTGGCCTTCATGAGCGGCCCGGTGGGTATCTTCTACCGGCAGTTTTCCATCACCATGGCTACTTCCATTGTGATTTCGGGTATTGTGGCTCTTACGCTCACGCCAGTGCTGTGCGCCATGATCTTGAAGAACAACCACGGCCAACCACGCAAGAAAACGCCTATCAACCGCTTTATCGACTGGTTTAACCGCGGCTTCGAGAAGCTAACCGGCCGCTACATTGGCGTACTGGAGAAAGTAGTCGACCGGCGCGTAGTGACGTTTGGCGTGCTGATTATATTCGGCTTAGGCATCTTCGGCATCTCCTCTACCCTACCCTCGGGCTTCATCCCGAGCGAGGACCAGGGCATGCTCTACGCAATCATTCAGACGCCCCCCGGCTCTACCCTGGAGCGCACCAACGCTATTTCGCAGCAACTGTACGAACTAGCGAAGGATGTGCCCGGTATTCAAAGCATCTCTACCCTTGCTGGCTATGAAGTACTGACAGAGGGTAGAGGCTCCAACGCCGGCACCTGTTTGATTAACCTCAAGCCGTGGTCGGAGCGCAAAGAGTCCATCCACGACATTGTGGAGGAGCTGGAGAAAAAGGCCAAGCAGATTCCCGGCGCGACGGTGGAATTCTTCGAGCCGCCAGCAGTACCAGGCTACGGCGCGGCAGGCGGTTTCCAGCTCCAACTGCTCGACAAAACCAACACCGGCGACTACAAAGCACTGGAAAAGGTGAACGAGGACTTCATGGCCGCGCTCAACAAGCGTAAGGAACTGGCCGGACTATTTACGTTCTACTCGGCCAACTATCCGCAGTACGAGCTGAAAATTGACAACCAGCTGGCTATGCAAAAGGGCGTGAGCATCGGCAACGCTATGAATACGCTCAGCATCATGATTGGCTCTACCTATGAGTTGGGCTTCATCAAATATCAGCGCTTCTTTAAGGTGTACGTGCAGGCCTCGCCGGAGTATCGTCGCCTACCCAAAGACGTGATGGATATGTGGGTGAAGAACGACCGAGGCGAGATGGTGCCGTTCTCGGCCTTCATGAAAATCGTGAAGACCCAGGGCGCCAACGAAATCAACCGCTACAACATGTACACCACCGCTTCCATTCGCGGCGATGCCGCTGCCGGCTACAGCTCGGGCGAGGCTATCAAAGCGGTGCAGGAAGTGGCCAAAGAAACCCTACCCCGCGGCTACGATATCGACTGGGGTGGGCTGTCGAAAGATGAAGTAGGCCGCGGCAGCGAGGCCATCTACATCTTCCTGGTAGTACTGGCCTTCGTGTACCTGGTGCTAGCTGCGCAGTATGAGAGCTTCCTACTGCCCTTAGCGGTGGTGCTGTCGCTGCCGGCCGGGATATTTGGGTCGTTCCTGTTCATCAAGATGCTGGGTTTGGCCAACAACATCTACGCCCAAGTAGGATTGGTGATGCTGGTAGGCTTGCTGGGCAAAAACGCCGTGCTGATTGTGGAGTTTGCGGTGCAGGAACATGAGCACGGCATGTCGGTGCGCGATGCGGCCATTGCCGGCGCCAAGGCTCGTTTCCGTCCCATCCTGATGACCTCTTTCGCCTTCATTGCAGGCTTGATTCCGCTGGTACTGGCTACGGGCGCGGGCGCCATTGGCAACCGCACCATTGGTACGGCGGCGCTGGGCGGCATGCTGTTCGGTACCGTGTTTGGGGTAGTGATTGTGCCCGGCCTGTACTATGTATTTGGCAAGCTGGCCGAAGGACGCAAGCTGATTCAGGACGAAAATGAATATCCGATAAGCGAAGGCGTAGAGCCTCGCGTGCTAGTTGAAGAAGTAGAAGTTCATGCTTAGAAAACGCATTTATCAGTATATAAGCGTAGCCTGTTTGTCGCTGGCAGTAGGAAGCTGCAAGATGCCCGAACTGGTGGTGAAAGACGCCAACCGGCGGGTTCCCGTCAGCTACAATAGCGCTACGGCCCAGGATACTGCCAGCGCCGCCCAGGTGCGGTGGCGGCAGTTCTTCACCGACCCCAACCTGGTAGCGCTGATTGACACGGCCCTGCAGCACAACCAGGAGCTGAACATTGCCTTACAGGAGATTCAGATTTCCCGCAACGAAGTTCAGATCCGCAAGGGGGAGTACCTCCCCTTTGTGGGCCTGGGGGCCAATGCGGAGGCCGAGCGCCCCGGCCGCTACACCCTGCGCGGTGCCACGGAAGAAGCCGTGAACATCAAGCCCGAGCGCCGCACGCCCGACCCGCTGCCCAACTACCGGGTAGGCGCGTTTGCGAGCTGGGAAGTGGATATCTGGCATAAGCTGCGCAACGCCCGCAAGTCGGCGGCCCTGCGCTACTTGTCGAGCGTGGAGGGTAGGAACTTCACTATTACCAACCTGATTGCCGAAATTGCCAACTCCTATTACGAGCTGTTGGCCCTCGACAACCAACTGGCGATTGTGCAGCAGAACATTGAGATTCAGACAAATGCGCTGAACCTGGTGCGGCTGCAAAAGGAATCGGCCCGAACGACGGAATTGGCTGTGCAACGCTTTGAAGCCCAGGTGCACAACACGCGTAGCCTGCAATACGGCATTCAGCAACGCATCATCGAAACCGAAAACCGGATCAACTTCCTGACTGGTCGCTACCCCCGCCCCATCGTGCGCGACGATGCCTCGTTCAACGACCTAGTGCCGACGGTTATCCAGACCGGCGTGCCCTCGCAGCTACTGCAAAACCGCCCCGACATCCGGCAGGCCGAGCAAAATCTGG from Hymenobacter aerilatus harbors:
- a CDS encoding efflux RND transporter periplasmic adaptor subunit; the protein is MKKMFLLALVSWCGLYGFTSCADKKEEKEEKVKFLVTSPLQKDTTITKEYVAQIHSIQHIELRALEKGYLQKIFVDEGQTVKQGQLMFQIMPMIYQAELKKSQAEANYVNLEYQNTKRLADNNVVSKSELALAEAKYDKAKAEVALAQTHLGFTTIRAPFDGIMDHFQARLGSLVDEGDLLTTLSDNSKMWVYFNVPEAEYLAYKEAKTNNLEKVNLLMANNQVYPQPGVVQTIEADFNNETGNIAFRATFPNPNRLLRNGETGSVMMTVPLKDALIIPQKATFEVLEKKFVYVVDKDKHVHQREVTVGSEMPDLYIITDGLKPDDRIMLEGIRKVKDGEKIKYDYEKPEKVISHLKVYAE
- a CDS encoding TolC family protein; amino-acid sequence: MLRKRIYQYISVACLSLAVGSCKMPELVVKDANRRVPVSYNSATAQDTASAAQVRWRQFFTDPNLVALIDTALQHNQELNIALQEIQISRNEVQIRKGEYLPFVGLGANAEAERPGRYTLRGATEEAVNIKPERRTPDPLPNYRVGAFASWEVDIWHKLRNARKSAALRYLSSVEGRNFTITNLIAEIANSYYELLALDNQLAIVQQNIEIQTNALNLVRLQKESARTTELAVQRFEAQVHNTRSLQYGIQQRIIETENRINFLTGRYPRPIVRDDASFNDLVPTVIQTGVPSQLLQNRPDIRQAEQNLAAAKLDVQVARANFYPSLRLTGSVGFEAFKPGLLFSTPESMLYNLAGELVAPLVNRNGIKAVYGSANAVQTQAAYNYERTVLNAYVEVVNELANIRNLANSYNEKALEVKSLNQSVTISNSLFRSARAEYTEVLFTQRDALESKFDLIETKMQQLNATVNVYRALGGGWN
- a CDS encoding mercuric reductase, whose amino-acid sequence is MPESFDVIIIGSGQAGNPLATAFAQEGRRVALIEKNLLGGSCINYGCVPTKTLLASAERAHHAYTDAQYGIEVELEDIDLPTIVERKDALLEKLRQGIHENLTDQENPVQLFDGHASFTAPHTLNVTLNTGGTETLTAPLIFINTGTRAAIPEIDGLADTDFLTPTTILNLKDKPEHLIIIGGGYIGLEFSQLYRRLGCEVTIVEESAVVLEREDDDVCEAMQQLLEGEGVQFLLGSQAHRVSQNAEKQFTVSVTTPDGERRLRGSHVLVAVGREPNTKELGLDKAGVETDDRGFVLVDDQFHTNVRGIYALGDVHGGPQFTHISYDDYRIVRDNILKGKKRSKKGRDVPYVVFTEPQLGRIGLSEHEAQEQKLDYRVASMPVKTIGRAQQTGLTKGFIKVLVDGKTDCILGTAVFCEQGGEIMSMLQLAMHGNITCEMLQDMIFAHPTWAEALNNLFSKLENPKKK
- a CDS encoding efflux RND transporter permease subunit is translated as MFSKFIRRPVFAIVISVVIVFMGVLAIKTLPTSQFPEISPPMVMVSAAYPGASAKVLTESVLIPLEQAVNGVPGMKYMTSDAVSAGEANIQIVFNLGTDPDQAVVNVNTRIAQVLNRLPILVQREGVIVNRVVPNMLMYVNLYSKDKNTDMKYLFNFAGVNMIPEIQRIDGIGRASILGSRQYAMRIWLKPDRMRAYNVSADDVMKALDDQSVIGSPGRIGRSDGGRAEALEYVLTYQGRFNDVDQYKNVIIKANPDGEILHLKDIADVQLGSEFYDIYSNLDGYPSAAIVLKQTYGSNATEVIKSVKAKLEELKKTMPPGMDYKISYDVSNFLDASTENVIHTLRDAFILVALVVFLFLGDWRSTLIPIIAVPVSLVGAFIAMQAFGLTINMITLFALVLAIGIVVDDAIVVVEAVHAKMEEKHLSPYGAVREVIGEISGAIIAITILMTAVFVPVAFMSGPVGIFYRQFSITMATSIVISGIVALTLTPVLCAMILKNNHGQPRKKTPINRFIDWFNRGFEKLTGRYIGVLEKVVDRRVVTFGVLIIFGLGIFGISSTLPSGFIPSEDQGMLYAIIQTPPGSTLERTNAISQQLYELAKDVPGIQSISTLAGYEVLTEGRGSNAGTCLINLKPWSERKESIHDIVEELEKKAKQIPGATVEFFEPPAVPGYGAAGGFQLQLLDKTNTGDYKALEKVNEDFMAALNKRKELAGLFTFYSANYPQYELKIDNQLAMQKGVSIGNAMNTLSIMIGSTYELGFIKYQRFFKVYVQASPEYRRLPKDVMDMWVKNDRGEMVPFSAFMKIVKTQGANEINRYNMYTTASIRGDAAAGYSSGEAIKAVQEVAKETLPRGYDIDWGGLSKDEVGRGSEAIYIFLVVLAFVYLVLAAQYESFLLPLAVVLSLPAGIFGSFLFIKMLGLANNIYAQVGLVMLVGLLGKNAVLIVEFAVQEHEHGMSVRDAAIAGAKARFRPILMTSFAFIAGLIPLVLATGAGAIGNRTIGTAALGGMLFGTVFGVVIVPGLYYVFGKLAEGRKLIQDENEYPISEGVEPRVLVEEVEVHA